Part of the Musa acuminata AAA Group cultivar baxijiao chromosome BXJ3-10, Cavendish_Baxijiao_AAA, whole genome shotgun sequence genome, TCACTTCGAAATAGCACACAATAATATAGTTTTGTTCATTAGGAAGTGTCAATTGGGAAAACTTATTAGGAATGTTGAATGTATAAGGAATGGGTTTATATCCTTTTTAGTTTACACTCGTTTCTCtcactctctcactctctctttctctctctatgtgTTACTAGGGATAAAAACTAAGTAGCAAATTTAAATCGATAGGGTGACAGAATGCCATCTCGCATGCCATATTGTGATGCGATATGCAATGCCTTGCATCGTTCTATGTTGTGGGGGCGATTCCAAGCAAAAAacaaagaagggaaaaaaaagaacGAGAAATAAACTTTGGATGAGTGGCTGGGGAGGGACCATTGCAAGCTTAATTTTGGCTGCATCGGATCTGGTGAAGGTGCAACCTTAAAAAGACGACCCAACCCCATGCAAGAAAGCGACAGCAATGCTCACCGAGAACGGAGAAAGAAGCCAACCACTAAAGGCTAAAAGCTAAACAAAGAGAGACTGAGAGAGGCATTGAAAGGACCTCACGGGATTCCCATCCATGTCAATCCCACATGAATTAAAGGCCACCCTCGAAGCAgtaaagatgagagagagagagagagagagagaggattcctCCATGATGTGATCTCAACCATCAATCCTCTCAGGTTCAGAACACAAGGAAGaagatatgagagagagagagagagagagggtggggtgggggggggggggggggactgaGGGCCAGAGACGTAAGTACCCAACCCTCCTCCCAAGGAGAGACCGAATCACACCGaagcaaagagaaagagagatgcaCGTGGGCTGAGTTCACGCGTGCCAGGCGGTGTCAGGGAAAGAGGGCCTTTAAAGTTGGGAACCAGCAGGTGCAGTGCATTGTTACTATTTTTCTTCTCCCGTTGGATCCTCATCGTCTCCTTGCTTTCTTGCGGATCCAGAAACGGGTCGGATCTCGATGCAACATTATGATCCGACtcgtataataaaaaaaagacccCCAAAACTAAACATAGTGAAATTGCAGTTTAGAAGCAAATCGGGTTCGGATCTGAAGTAATCGGGAATTGGGTCCGAAGCATTTGCGGTCGTCCTGGGACGGAGGACAAAAGCAAaatggaagaagagaaaagaaggtaGGCGCTGTCTCCTTCATCCTTTACCTCTGCCCTCATTCTTCGGGATCGCCTAGCTTTTGTTCTTGTCTCCCTGCCCCTCTCTGTTGCTTCTCTGTCATCCCTCCTTTTCCCTCTCTGCCTTCCCCTCTCTGCTCCCACAACAGTATGCTTTTAGTTCAAGGTGAAGGAAAAGCAAGACAGCCAGGGGGAAACTGAGAGACGAGTCCTTTTTcacttcccctctctctctctctccatgcatTACATGTTCTGGTGTCGAGGCTCAGTTTCTGGGACCATGTATTTGATGGATTCTAAAGGTTTTATTTTGCTTTCTACGACGGACTGCTAAGAAAGAAGAGTTCATCAAGCAATTGTTAGTCTTTAGGTACCAGTCCAGCTTGGATAGTTTGGAGTCTCCATAGACACCACTTGCGTAGTACTGTACTCTAATCCCACTGAAAAGCTGGAAGCAGTTGCTTATGTCTGCTTATAGTTAAGGGTGGAGTGTCGCCTCAATTAGTGTATGCTTAAACACACGAGGTACAACTCTGCAAGCAGTACTTGGGTACTCCAGATATATGATTTGCACGCTCGTCGGCACTCATCTGCGACAGCAATGTGCAAACAAAGGGTATCTAAAGAGTGCCCACTTTGCTGGTTTTTTTTTCTAATGTTCGATATCCGATCATGCTTTAGCCTCACACGATCTCATGTCTCTCTCACGCTAAACCTGGTGAAGACAGCACACTCCGCTGCCTCAGAAACTTACTTCCTCTTCCCCAATTCAAAATTCCTCTGGACCATCCTACGCTCTCACGGCCTACCATTAGTGCATCACTTGCCACCATTCATTCCCTGACCCCTTTTTTGCCCCCATGCGTGTTCTCATAGTTTAATCATCTCCAACCGAAGCTTAGTAGTAGGTGGTCAAGCGTTCGCCAAATTGGATATTTGGTTACGAGTAATAATGATGATGGAAAGTTAATATTGATTGTTTTTGTCGGGTCAGGTGATGTGAATGGTCCCCCGGCGGTAGCGTGTGGTCAAATCGTTCACCACGGCACTCGATAACGGGGCACCTTCGGCCCCCAAAAGCGACTCCGACCAAATGCAGGTCGAACACTGAAAGAAAAAGGTTACGGGCATTGTACTGACCTGTGTGAGCACGATCGACCGCGGCACAAACATCTTGAGTGCAACATGACGAGGAGGCGAGTCCACCACTGTTTAGCCCGGTTGGTTGCTCCTGCGCTGTTGTATGACCACTTTGATGATGGACTCTTCGTTGCTTTCCTGTGCAGGATACATCTGCATCGTGAGCAATTAATCCAACCATATATGTCActtttaaaaacaaaaaaatgattcTATGATCCCATATCCCACGCAACACAACCATATATGTCTAATTAATCCAATCGTTTTGGTGTTGCCATAATATGGCAATGCAGAAATAGATTGATTCGTTTCCTCTACTACATTCGAAGGTTGGGGGAGGGATCATCGGCGTACCTGTCTTACGTGACGAGGAGCACGGAAAAATCTGGAGGAGGAAAAGGGTCGTTCATCACGGATCACACGGACGTGGACGACCGGGCCCCGAACCAAAAGAGCGAATGATAGAATTGCCACGTCAGCATGTACTCGCGCGTGAATCGTCCTAAAAAAGGCGTGCTGTGAGCGAGTGATCGCCACACCACCGCCCACCTTTCTCGTCTTGCTTTGTTCTGCTCTTCATCAATGGCGCTTCCCACTCGTCTTGCCTTTGCCTTtaccccctccctctctctctagtCTCTTCATCGGCTCCTCGCGTGTAAAAAGAGAACATAGAGATAAGACCCCAGGGAAGAACAGGTGTTGGTGTTCTTGACGCTATCTACCGTAATGGAAGAGAGGTGGGCGAGGGGCAGAAATAGGAGCGGTCACCAGAATCCCTCCTTCTCCTCCACCCTCCTCGACGCTATCTACCGCTCCATCGATGAGTCCGACGGCGGTGGCGCCACCCACGCTCCTATCATCGTCCCGAAGCGCCCTCCGCCGCTCCTGCGGCCCCCGGTGGACCGGCGAACCGCAGGGGCGGCAGACGAGAGGGCGGCAACCCGTCGCCGCCCGTTTGTGCCCATCTCCACCTCTAGCTCCTCCGAAAAGTCCAGCTACGgcggcttctcctcctcctctgagCCCGACTCGGCGGCGACCCGGCTCAGGCCAATCCGGACTGCCGGGCCGCCGATCCGTTCGGCCCCTCCTCCGCCCGCGGCGGCGTCGTTCGACCGCCACGAGGaggatgaaaagaaaaagaagaagaagacgagctcGATCCGCGGCAGGCTTCGGGACATGAAAAGTTCCAGGTCGGCGGCACCGGCTTCGCCTGGGGCTCGCCTTGCTGGCTTCCTCGGCTCTCTATTGTCGGCGGTGTCGGGGACCCCGAGAAGGCCGACGTCCACCGCAAGCGGATGCGACGACTCCGCCTGCTCCACGGCGTCGTCCCACTCGCGATCGTGCCTCGTCAAGAAGCCGTCGACGAGGGAGCGAGCTCCTCCAGCGGAGGGGGGGAAGCGATCGGTGAGGTTCTATCCGGTGAGCGTGATCGTCGACGAGGACCTGCGGCCGTGCGGGCATAAGAGCGTTTACGAGGCGGATCGGGCAGCGGAGACATCGTCGCGGCGGCCATCGTCGGCTGCAATGGAAGCGAGGAGGAGGGTGGAGGAGCTCCTGAGagggatggaggaggaggaagaagaagaagaagaggagacgaGCGATTCGAGCTCCGATCTGTTCGAGTTGGAGAATCTGACGGTTATCGGAATGGCAGGGGGAGCAGTGCACAGTGATGAGCTTCCCGTGTACGAAACCACCCACCTCGACACGAATCGCTCCTTTTCGCAATCTCAACGCTTCCTTAAAATATAAGGTGGTGTTTTATGATAAGAGGGCTTGAGCGTTTGCCGTTGGTCTGTTTTGGCTTCTCACTGTTACATAGTGCTTTCTGGGGGTTAAGTGGGGATTAATCACATATATCTCTGGTTTATGTCATCGTTATCTGATCCCTCTTTGTAGGATTTATTTTGGTTTTGTAGCTGTCAGCCAATAAAATCTAAATTAACCATATGTATATGTAGATCCAATCATTGTACATATGGAGGCGGCCTCTACTAGAATACAATCCGCTTCATACATTTCACCTATGTATGCGTGGTGTTTTTACCATATAAGACAGTCGATGGTCGGGGCACATCGAGACGCCAAGGGCGAACATTGTGGACCACTGATGGATGTCGCTCGCACCCATGGGGACCATGATGGGATTCGGTGTGCCGCCAGACCCACCAACCCGTGCCCATGGCTGCGTGCATCGCCACGAATCCAACACATCGAACTACATGGAATAATGATTGGGCGAGTGCGACCCAGGGGCAG contains:
- the LOC103968526 gene encoding protein BIG GRAIN 1-like: MEERWARGRNRSGHQNPSFSSTLLDAIYRSIDESDGGGATHAPIIVPKRPPPLLRPPVDRRTAGAADERAATRRRPFVPISTSSSSEKSSYGGFSSSSEPDSAATRLRPIRTAGPPIRSAPPPPAAASFDRHEEDEKKKKKKTSSIRGRLRDMKSSRSAAPASPGARLAGFLGSLLSAVSGTPRRPTSTASGCDDSACSTASSHSRSCLVKKPSTRERAPPAEGGKRSVRFYPVSVIVDEDLRPCGHKSVYEADRAAETSSRRPSSAAMEARRRVEELLRGMEEEEEEEEEETSDSSSDLFELENLTVIGMAGGAVHSDELPVYETTHLDTNRSFSQSQRFLKI